A genomic region of Mycobacterium sp. Aquia_213 contains the following coding sequences:
- a CDS encoding DUF6285 domain-containing protein translates to MIGAYGRPLAAELVAAVAEFLETDVRAATSGQVNFHSRVAANALRIVERELLDESEAESRAALAGLGFPDEEQLAAAIRAGELDERAADVLSGLRTLVRNRLAVAHPGYDSE, encoded by the coding sequence GTGATCGGCGCTTACGGCCGCCCGCTGGCGGCCGAACTCGTGGCCGCGGTGGCCGAATTCCTGGAAACCGACGTCCGGGCGGCGACCAGCGGACAGGTCAACTTCCACTCCCGGGTCGCCGCCAACGCGTTGCGCATCGTCGAGCGCGAACTGCTCGACGAGAGCGAGGCGGAATCGCGAGCCGCGCTGGCCGGCTTGGGTTTCCCCGACGAGGAACAACTTGCCGCCGCCATCCGGGCCGGCGAGCTGGACGAGCGCGCCGCCGACGTCCTCTCCGGCCTGAGGACCCTGGTGCGCAATCGGTTGGCGGTTGCCCATCCCGGATACGACAGCGAATAG
- a CDS encoding nuclear transport factor 2 family protein produces MPAATAEVVVDTADQLFSSIVDGDKAAVDRLWSDDIAVWRVGASRDNDKARALKVIDWFIGVTTERRYEILDRRLFDDGSISGFVQQHVLHATGQAGQSISMRVCIVIRVGTNGLIDRIDEYFDPAEIAPLMR; encoded by the coding sequence ATGCCCGCCGCTACTGCCGAGGTCGTCGTCGACACGGCCGACCAGCTGTTCTCGTCGATCGTCGACGGCGACAAGGCCGCGGTCGATCGGCTGTGGAGCGACGACATCGCGGTGTGGCGGGTGGGCGCCAGCCGGGACAACGACAAGGCCCGCGCGCTGAAAGTCATCGACTGGTTCATCGGTGTGACCACCGAGCGTCGCTACGAAATCCTCGATCGCCGGCTCTTCGACGACGGATCGATCAGCGGCTTTGTCCAGCAGCACGTCCTGCACGCCACCGGTCAAGCCGGCCAATCGATCTCCATGCGCGTTTGCATCGTGATCAGGGTGGGCACAAATGGTCTGATCGACCGGATCGACGAATACTTCGACCCCGCCGAGATCGCGCCGCTGATGAGGTGA
- a CDS encoding YceI family protein gives MTTLETLLNDPDLAGVWNIVADRSAVTFKIRNMWGLLNVKGRFTEFAGDGQLTGNGAVFGRLDIHTASVNTGIGRRDEHLRSADFFDVERFPEISVVITGVHPTEGKAAELRASLTIKGVTAPVSLPVTVTEAGDGSIQISGETKIDRSQFDIGWNKFGVIAPTAKAAAQAVFVRSGQ, from the coding sequence ATGACAACGCTGGAAACACTGCTGAACGATCCCGACCTGGCCGGGGTATGGAACATCGTTGCGGACCGGTCGGCCGTGACGTTCAAGATCAGGAACATGTGGGGCCTGCTGAACGTCAAGGGCCGCTTCACCGAGTTCGCCGGCGACGGACAACTCACCGGCAATGGCGCGGTCTTCGGCCGCCTCGACATCCATACCGCGTCGGTGAACACCGGTATCGGCCGTCGCGACGAGCATCTGCGCTCGGCCGATTTCTTCGATGTCGAGCGCTTTCCCGAGATCAGCGTCGTCATCACCGGGGTACACCCGACCGAAGGCAAGGCGGCGGAGCTGCGCGCCAGCTTGACCATCAAGGGCGTCACGGCGCCGGTATCGCTGCCCGTCACCGTCACCGAGGCCGGCGACGGTTCTATCCAAATCTCGGGCGAAACCAAGATCGATCGATCCCAGTTCGACATCGGCTGGAACAAGTTCGGCGTGATCGCGCCGACGGCGAAGGCGGCGGCGCAGGCCGTTTTCGTGCGGTCCGGCCAATAA